The Papio anubis isolate 15944 chromosome 1, Panubis1.0, whole genome shotgun sequence genome window below encodes:
- the PIGC gene encoding phosphatidylinositol N-acetylglucosaminyltransferase subunit C → MCAQPVTSTKEVKWQKVLYERQPFPDNYVDRRFLEELRKNIHARKYQYWAVVFESSVVIQQLCSVCVFVVIWWYMDEGLLAPHWLFGTGLASSLIGYVLFDLIDGGEGRKKSGQTRWADLKSALVFITFTYGFSPVLKTLTESVSTDTIYAMSVFMLLGHLIFFDYGANAAIVSSTLSLNMAIFASVCLASRLPRSLHAFIMVTFAIQIFALWPMLQKKLKACTPRSYVGVTLLFAFSALGGLLSISAVGAILFALLLMSISCLCPFYLIRLQLFKENIHGPWDEAEIKEDLSRFLS, encoded by the coding sequence ATGTGTGCCCAACCTGTAACTAGCACCAAGGAGGTCAAGTGGCAGAAGGTCTTGTATGAGCGACAGCCCTTTCCTGATAACTATGTGGACCGGCGATTCCTGGAAGAGCTCCGGAAAAACATCCATGCTCGGAAATACCAATATTGGGCTGTGGTATTTGAGTCCAGTGTAGTGATCCAGCAGCTGTgcagtgtttgtgtttttgtggttATCTGGTGGTATATGGATGAGGGTCTTCTGGCCCCCCATTGGCTTTTTGGGACTGGCCTGGCTTCTTCACTGATTGGGTATGTTTTGTTTGATCTCATTGATGGAGGTGAAGGGCGGAAGAAGAGTGGGCAGACCCGATGGGCTGACCTGAAGAGTGCCCTAGTCTTCATTACTTTCACTTATGGGTTTTCACCAGTGCTGAAAACCCTTACAGAGTCTGTCAGCACTGACACCATCTATGCCATGTCAGTCTTCATGCTGTTAGGCCACCTCATCTTTTTTGACTATGGTGCCAATGCTGCCATTGTGTCCAGCACACTATCCTTGAACATGGCCATCTTTGCTTCTGTATGCTTGGCTTCACGTCTTCCCCGGTCCCTGCATGCCTTCATCATGGTGACGTTTGCCATTCAGATTTTTGCCCTATGGCCCATGTTACAGAAGAAACTAAAGGCATGTACTCCCCGGAGCTATGTGGGGGTCACACTGCTCTTTGCATTTTCAGCCTTAGGAGGCCTACTGTCCATCAGTGCTGTGGGAGCCATACTCTTTGCCCTTCTGCTGATGTCTATCTCATGTCTCTGTCCATTCTACCTCATTCGCTTgcagctttttaaagaaaacattcatgGGCCTTGGGATGAAGCTGAAATCAAGGAAGACTTGTCCAGGTTCCTCAGTTAA